Proteins found in one Alicyclobacillus cycloheptanicus genomic segment:
- a CDS encoding AMP-dependent synthetase/ligase: MIPLSQVQSLPQMLARSVDSYETKSALLNPNTVGGYDAWTYAELWRDVRNVACHLADRGVEHGDRVGILAETSAWWAIADFAIMSLGAVVVPIYPSLTPVQVEYNAHQSGMKGLFVQNQKQLKKLVELPADALPELRFLVLFESTLDDKGEWLLAEAERRWQVDLFDDWRQTDAGLDDAAFRERLQSIHRDDLATIVYTSGTTGLPKGTMLTHGNLLANVEGIREIVRVEPTDRSLSYLPLSHIFERTAGQFVALEAGSTIAYSRGFDFIAEDFRRMPPTVFTTVPRLLEKVQEQVMRNVEQGGAFKRWLFRRALACGTAARVEGRPVSAAKLQFYDRVVFEKIRQATGGQLRMIISGGAPLPPYVGRFFAAVGFTVVEGYGMTETSPVVSVNPPEAPRLGTAGKVLSNVEARIAEDGELLVRGPSVMVGYYDDAAATAEAFTPDGWLHTGDIAELTPDGYLRITDRKKNLIVLSTGKKVVPAAIEVEILKDPYIDQVMLIGQGRKYVSAIVVPNEAMLKTLRTTAAGQTSAAAASESASASSAESGSLEAFLLKRIQEATAGFARFEQPKKVLIAKEPFTVENGQLTPSLKVRVKDVLKVYEQEIEALYAE; this comes from the coding sequence ATGATACCGTTATCACAAGTGCAGAGTTTACCCCAAATGCTGGCCCGCTCCGTGGACAGCTACGAAACGAAAAGCGCCCTGCTCAACCCGAATACAGTTGGCGGCTACGATGCCTGGACGTATGCGGAGCTGTGGCGCGATGTTCGGAACGTCGCCTGCCACCTTGCCGATCGCGGTGTCGAGCATGGCGACCGGGTGGGCATCCTGGCCGAGACGAGCGCATGGTGGGCCATCGCCGACTTTGCCATCATGAGTCTCGGTGCGGTGGTCGTGCCCATCTATCCGAGCCTGACCCCGGTTCAAGTCGAGTACAATGCACACCAATCCGGGATGAAGGGGCTGTTCGTGCAAAATCAGAAGCAGTTGAAAAAGCTGGTGGAGCTGCCGGCGGACGCCCTGCCGGAACTGCGGTTTCTGGTGCTGTTCGAGTCTACCCTCGATGACAAGGGGGAGTGGCTGCTGGCGGAAGCAGAGCGGCGCTGGCAGGTGGATTTGTTCGATGACTGGAGACAGACCGATGCAGGATTGGACGATGCCGCGTTCAGAGAACGACTGCAGTCCATCCACCGCGATGACCTTGCGACCATCGTCTACACGTCGGGAACCACCGGACTGCCGAAGGGAACCATGCTGACGCACGGCAACCTGCTCGCGAATGTGGAAGGCATCAGGGAAATTGTGCGGGTTGAACCTACCGACCGGTCGTTATCGTACCTTCCGCTGTCGCACATTTTCGAACGAACGGCCGGTCAATTCGTCGCCCTGGAAGCAGGCTCGACCATCGCCTACTCGCGCGGTTTTGATTTCATTGCCGAAGATTTTCGGCGGATGCCGCCCACGGTGTTTACCACCGTGCCGCGGCTGCTGGAGAAAGTGCAAGAACAGGTGATGCGCAATGTCGAACAAGGCGGGGCGTTCAAACGCTGGCTGTTCCGCCGCGCCCTGGCTTGTGGAACGGCTGCACGCGTGGAAGGCCGCCCCGTGTCGGCTGCCAAGCTCCAGTTTTACGACCGCGTGGTGTTTGAGAAGATTCGGCAGGCGACTGGTGGTCAGCTGCGAATGATTATCTCCGGGGGCGCACCGCTGCCACCCTACGTTGGAAGGTTTTTCGCCGCAGTCGGCTTTACGGTCGTGGAAGGGTACGGCATGACCGAGACCTCCCCCGTGGTGTCGGTCAATCCGCCGGAAGCGCCGCGCCTTGGCACGGCGGGCAAGGTGCTGTCAAACGTGGAAGCCCGCATCGCAGAAGACGGCGAACTCCTCGTTCGCGGGCCCAGTGTCATGGTTGGCTACTATGATGACGCGGCGGCCACGGCGGAGGCATTCACGCCAGACGGCTGGCTGCACACCGGTGACATTGCGGAGCTGACACCCGACGGTTATTTGCGAATCACCGACCGTAAAAAGAATCTCATTGTGCTGTCGACTGGGAAGAAGGTCGTTCCGGCCGCCATTGAGGTGGAAATTCTGAAGGACCCGTACATTGACCAGGTGATGCTGATTGGGCAGGGCCGCAAATACGTCAGCGCCATCGTGGTGCCGAACGAAGCCATGTTGAAAACGCTGCGCACGACCGCCGCAGGTCAGACCAGCGCAGCCGCAGCCAGCGAGTCAGCGAGCGCATCATCGGCGGAATCGGGGTCCCTGGAGGCGTTCCTGCTCAAGCGGATTCAAGAAGCTACAGCGGGCTTCGCACGATTCGAACAGCCCAAAAAGGTACTCATCGCCAAAGAACCCTTCACCGTTGAGAACGGCCAACTGACCCCTTCCCTCAAGGTCCGGGTCAAGGACGTGCTCAAGGTGTACGAGCAGGAAATCGAAGCGTTGTACGCCGAGTAG
- the folE gene encoding GTP cyclohydrolase I FolE — protein sequence MLQQPSSPEVLDASLQQRSEIAYHVQEILKLSGEDITRDGLLDTPMRVAKMLEELLAGMHVNPEDVLNTTFEEAAEGPVIVSDITFYSLCEHHMVPFFGTAHVAYLPSKKIVGISKIARLVDALSHRLQVQERMTEQIVNTIQKVLEPAGVIALVEAEHTCMCARGVKKPGSKTTTLASCGEYRNNYQLRSEFLQMIGRTQR from the coding sequence ATGTTGCAGCAACCATCATCGCCGGAAGTCTTGGACGCGTCGCTTCAGCAGCGATCCGAGATTGCCTACCATGTGCAGGAAATCCTGAAACTATCGGGTGAAGATATCACGCGGGACGGCTTGCTCGATACACCGATGCGGGTCGCCAAAATGTTGGAGGAACTCCTGGCGGGCATGCACGTCAACCCGGAGGATGTGCTGAATACGACGTTTGAAGAAGCGGCGGAAGGTCCGGTGATTGTCTCGGACATCACGTTTTACAGCCTGTGCGAGCATCACATGGTTCCGTTCTTCGGAACCGCGCACGTCGCCTACCTGCCTTCCAAGAAAATCGTGGGCATCAGCAAAATCGCGCGGCTCGTGGACGCGCTCAGCCATCGGCTCCAGGTTCAGGAGCGGATGACCGAACAAATCGTGAACACCATTCAGAAGGTGCTGGAGCCTGCAGGCGTCATCGCACTGGTCGAAGCGGAACACACCTGCATGTGCGCGCGCGGCGTGAAAAAGCCGGGATCGAAAACCACAACCCTTGCATCCTGCGGGGAGTACCGCAACAACTACCAGCTGCGCAGCGAATTTCTGCAGATGATTGGCCGGACGCAGCGGTAG